A genomic segment from Pristiophorus japonicus isolate sPriJap1 chromosome 16, sPriJap1.hap1, whole genome shotgun sequence encodes:
- the LOC139226894 gene encoding active breakpoint cluster region-related protein-like: MSECREPAGAEPGSRSNSGAKLWRMVRSKLLGPKLDAQTAQTRNWQTAVIEMNGIAVELAMKFTSRDLSLKRTPSKKQSGVFGVKINVVTKRERSKVPYLVRQCIEEVEKRGIEEVGIYRISGVATDIQALKSAFDMNTKDVLVMLSDMDINAIAGTLKLYFRELPEPLLTDRLYPAFVEGIALSDPAAKENCMLHLLRSLPDPNLNTFLFLLDHLKRYRDIPQQAQ, translated from the exons ATGTCGGAGTGTCGAGAGCCGGCGGGGGCTGAACCCGGGAGCCGCTCAAACTCTGGAGCCAAGCTGTGGCGTATGGTCCGCAGCAAACTTCTCGGGCCAAAG CTGGATGCTCAGACGGCCCAAACCAGGAATTGGCAGACGGCCGTGATCGAGATGAACGGG ATTGCGGTGGAATTGGCGATGAAATTCACCAGCCGGGATTTGAGTCTGAAACGCACCCCCTCGAAAAAACAGAGCGGGGTGTTTGGGGTGAAAATTAACGTCGTCACAAA GCGGGAGCGTTCGAAGGTACCCTACCTTGTCCGTCAGTGCATCGAGGAGGTGGAGAAGCGAGGGATTGAGGAAGTGGGAATCTATCGGATTTCTGGAGTAGCCACGGATATCCAGGCTCTGAAATCCGCCTTCGACATGA ATACCAAGGATGTGCTGGTGATGTTAAGTGACATGGACATTAATGCTATCGCTGGCACACTCAAGCTGTATTTTCGAGAGTTACCCGAACCGCTTCTCACCGACAGACTCTATCCGGCCTTCGTGGAAGGGATTG CATTGTCTGATCCAGCGGCAAAGGAGAATTGCATGCTGCATTTGCTGCGCTCGCTGCCAGATCCCAACCTCAACACCTTCCTCTTCCTATTGGATCATCTGAAAAGGTACAGAGACATTCCccaacaggctcagtga